TGTACAAATCGATATGCTGGACGGCCGAACCACAGAACAAAAGAGAAAGATGGCACAAGAGGTTACCGAGGCGATAGCAAAAAACTGTGACTGCCCGGCTGAAGCTGTTATCATTGTGCTTAGAGAGTCGCCTAGAGAACATATTGCCAAAGCCGGCAAACTGATGAGCGACAAATAATTACTAATGCCCACACCAATTGGTGTGGGCATTTTACTTTATCTCATTTACTGTAATAGGGTCATCATTATCGTATTCAATCTGTACGTTTTTCAGAAGTTCTGTATCCAGGCTGCGCAAGTTAATATCACGCTGGGGGAAGGGAATCTCTACCCCGTGCTCCTGGAACAGATCGTTGATCTTGAAATTAAGGGCACTCTTTACCCTGGTTCTGATCACCGGGTTTGGTATCCAGTAAAGGAGCCTGAAATCCAGCGCGGAATCACCAAAGTTCAGAAAGTCCACCCGGGGCGGCGGGTCATTTAAAATCTGTTCATGCTCCGCTGCAGCATCCAGTAGCAGCTTTTCCACCATCCTTACATTCGAGTCATAAGCCACACCCACTAGGATTTGCTGGCGAATTTGGGGGTCCCCGTATGACCAATTTACCACCTGGTTCTCAATGAACTCACTGTTAGGTATGATAATGTGTTCGTTATTTCGGGTCCGGACCACGGTGGAACGAATATTAATATGTTCCACATCGCAGTGCAAATCCACCAGCTTAATCCTATCTCCTACCTTGATGGGCCTCTCAAACAGGATAATAAGTCCGGAAATAAAGTTGGAAACAATATTTTGGATTCCAAATCCAATGCCGATACCCAAAACCCCGGCAAAAACCGTTAATGCTCCCAGGTCAAAACCAATACTGGGGAGGGCCACCAGAAAAGCAATCACAATTATTCCGTACTGCACCAACCGATTGAAATTGTATCGCATTCCCCTCTCCAGATCATAACGATCATAGACCTTATCCATAAAAAACTCTGAAATTAATTTGGAGACCTTCACAGCCAGGCTAATAATCATAAGTGGAATAAGAAAGGAAAGAGTGTTTACCGGCGTATTACCCACATTAAACCAGGTTTTG
This genomic interval from Bacillota bacterium contains the following:
- a CDS encoding 4-oxalocrotonate tautomerase, coding for MPIVQIDMLDGRTTEQKRKMAQEVTEAIAKNCDCPAEAVIIVLRESPREHIAKAGKLMSDK
- a CDS encoding mechanosensitive ion channel, which encodes MILQELNNLWQALEPYKNEINFFIYIPLFFIIRSILLKKIKNVLKANFEENRLYPFVLSLINWGTFYAIMFYAIAYFKDTFWLGKTWFNVGNTPVNTLSFLIPLMIISLAVKVSKLISEFFMDKVYDRYDLERGMRYNFNRLVQYGIIVIAFLVALPSIGFDLGALTVFAGVLGIGIGFGIQNIVSNFISGLIILFERPIKVGDRIKLVDLHCDVEHINIRSTVVRTRNNEHIIIPNSEFIENQVVNWSYGDPQIRQQILVGVAYDSNVRMVEKLLLDAAAEHEQILNDPPPRVDFLNFGDSALDFRLLYWIPNPVIRTRVKSALNFKINDLFQEHGVEIPFPQRDINLRSLDTELLKNVQIEYDNDDPITVNEIK